The proteins below come from a single Sporosarcina sp. FSL K6-3457 genomic window:
- a CDS encoding methyltransferase domain-containing protein: protein MDALKILHRVKEIYEKNENIIGYLKDIEDRKENTIEDILISYDFQAGSYVKGYQNNQEKKEAYCDEIASVLNGLGSMDSILEAGIGEGTTLGPVLNKLHQVPKTIVGFDLSWSRIKYAKEFLNEYGYHDILLTTGDLLEMPVMGNSIDVVYTSHAVEPNGGKEKEILQELYRVARKYVVLFEPAYELATEEARQRMVQHGYVTNLYETALELGYSVVEYKLLYSPINPLNPTGVMVIEKKLDERKSDLENSVICCPLTKTSLVENNSALFTPKGLLAYPIVKGIPCLLPSNAIIATKFLEE from the coding sequence ATGGATGCATTAAAAATTCTTCATCGTGTTAAAGAGATATATGAAAAAAATGAAAATATTATTGGATATTTAAAAGACATTGAAGATAGGAAAGAGAATACAATTGAAGATATTTTAATTAGTTATGATTTTCAAGCGGGTTCTTATGTTAAAGGATACCAAAATAATCAGGAGAAAAAGGAAGCTTATTGCGATGAGATTGCATCAGTTTTAAACGGTCTTGGTTCGATGGATTCAATTTTAGAAGCAGGTATTGGTGAAGGAACTACTCTTGGACCGGTGCTGAACAAGCTTCATCAAGTACCTAAAACTATAGTTGGATTTGATTTGTCCTGGTCACGAATCAAGTATGCGAAAGAATTCTTAAATGAGTATGGGTATCATGATATCTTATTAACGACTGGGGATTTGTTAGAGATGCCAGTTATGGGAAATTCAATAGACGTTGTATATACCTCACATGCAGTTGAACCGAATGGTGGTAAGGAGAAGGAGATTCTTCAAGAGTTATATCGTGTTGCAAGAAAATATGTAGTTTTGTTCGAGCCCGCCTATGAACTAGCAACAGAAGAAGCACGTCAAAGAATGGTTCAACATGGGTATGTGACGAATCTTTATGAAACTGCACTTGAACTAGGTTATTCTGTGGTGGAATATAAATTGCTTTATTCCCCGATTAATCCTTTGAATCCCACGGGTGTGATGGTCATTGAAAAGAAATTGGATGAACGTAAATCAGATTTAGAGAATTCGGTTATTTGTTGCCCGCTTACAAAAACAAGTTTGGTTGAAAACAATAGTGCATTATTTACTCCAAAAGGTCTACTTGCGTATCCGATAGTAAAAGGCATCCCATGTTTACTCCCAAGTAATGCAATAATTGCTACTAAATTTTTGGAAGAATGA
- a CDS encoding DUF6429 family protein: MEKQIKELTLLLLYMTSWEEEEIPEGMRRSWKGYSFNTLDELIAEDCVRGSNRSKSVFLTKLGIEEAKLLMKKYNLTNDH, from the coding sequence ATGGAAAAGCAGATTAAGGAACTTACATTATTGTTGCTATATATGACTTCATGGGAAGAGGAGGAAATACCAGAAGGCATGAGGAGAAGTTGGAAAGGTTATTCTTTTAATACATTAGATGAACTCATTGCCGAAGATTGCGTACGAGGAAGCAATCGCTCTAAATCGGTCTTTTTAACAAAGTTAGGCATTGAAGAAGCAAAATTATTAATGAAAAAATACAATTTAACAAATGATCATTAA
- a CDS encoding glycosyltransferase family protein, whose amino-acid sequence MKTIVIIQARMGSSRLSGKILKPLGEVDVLTYVTSRCRKIQGVSEVIVATSLLRQDDAVEQWCVENGIACFRGSEEDVLDRYVQCAKQYEPDYVMRVTSDCPFVDYEMANDIVAIMERERVDIVDVVGEMPRGLAVELISYKALLFIHENGQEPRHREHVTYYAYEYREQFQRAVYDVPVNRLYPELRITLDTEEDYALCQAVASHFNNSLVSNSDVIQYLVEHPEVAKLNTHIEQKPVI is encoded by the coding sequence ATGAAAACAATCGTCATTATCCAAGCTCGCATGGGCTCGTCCCGCCTATCAGGTAAAATATTGAAGCCATTGGGCGAGGTAGATGTATTAACATATGTGACTTCCCGCTGCAGGAAGATTCAAGGTGTTAGTGAGGTCATCGTAGCAACATCACTTTTGCGACAGGATGACGCGGTAGAGCAATGGTGTGTAGAAAATGGAATTGCTTGTTTCCGTGGTTCAGAAGAAGATGTGTTGGATCGCTATGTGCAGTGCGCGAAGCAATATGAGCCTGATTATGTGATGCGTGTAACGTCGGATTGTCCGTTTGTCGATTACGAAATGGCGAATGACATTGTTGCAATCATGGAGCGGGAGCGTGTCGATATCGTTGATGTAGTAGGGGAGATGCCGCGAGGGCTTGCGGTGGAACTTATTTCATATAAGGCACTGCTTTTTATTCATGAAAATGGGCAGGAGCCAAGGCATCGGGAGCATGTGACGTATTATGCGTATGAGTATCGTGAACAGTTTCAACGTGCGGTTTACGATGTACCGGTGAATCGTCTTTATCCTGAACTTCGAATTACGCTTGATACAGAAGAAGATTATGCGCTCTGTCAGGCGGTTGCTAGTCATTTTAATAATTCACTTGTATCAAATTCGGATGTTATACAATACTTGGTCGAGCATCCGGAAGTAGCAAAGTTGAATACGCATATTGAACAGAAGCCGGTGATTTGA
- a CDS encoding AMP-binding protein yields the protein MFYEKWNLGNRPAVVTPGRTYTYEELNNDIEELSMGWQSKQKELVVLLCEHTYGVLVAYLAALRTGHAVMLVSSDLADDLLAGIIQRYQPKWIVGERMLVGYEQVESSIWSRCSAIDVTIHPKLAVLLSTSGTTGSQKFVRLSYANLQSNAESIVDYLQLDEQQRGVANLPLSYSYGLSIVNSHLAAGATILLTDESVMAKSFWSFLNEQRATSFVGVPFTYQMLQRIGFLKMDLPHLQMFTQAGGRLDERLVKLFGEYAKEHGKQFYVMYGQTEASPRMSYIPPNRLLEKTGSIGIAVPGGSFSLDCDTSELIFEGPNVMMGYAESVEDLAKDDEMQGVLHTGDLAMVDDDGFYTITGRLKRFVKLFGLRVNLDEVEKKLEQELQAAVACTGSDDRMVIVVESEESVAVVKAYLESAYQLHKSAFRIHVVEAIPRMTNGKTDYRAIKDGLV from the coding sequence AGCTTGTAGTGCTTCTTTGCGAGCATACGTATGGAGTACTAGTCGCTTATTTAGCAGCGCTTCGTACGGGACATGCAGTGATGTTAGTAAGCTCGGATTTAGCTGACGATTTGCTTGCGGGAATCATTCAACGATATCAACCGAAGTGGATTGTTGGGGAACGAATGCTAGTAGGCTATGAACAAGTGGAGTCGTCTATTTGGAGCAGATGTAGTGCGATAGACGTCACCATTCACCCTAAGTTGGCAGTTTTACTTAGCACATCTGGAACGACAGGTAGTCAGAAATTTGTTCGATTATCGTATGCGAATCTTCAATCAAATGCTGAATCGATTGTTGACTATTTGCAACTCGATGAACAACAACGTGGTGTCGCGAATTTACCGTTGTCATACTCGTATGGTCTATCCATTGTTAATAGTCATTTAGCGGCAGGCGCAACGATTTTATTGACGGATGAAAGTGTCATGGCAAAGTCGTTTTGGTCGTTCTTAAACGAACAACGGGCGACTTCGTTTGTAGGTGTACCTTTCACCTACCAAATGCTACAGCGAATCGGTTTTTTGAAAATGGATTTGCCACATTTGCAGATGTTTACGCAGGCAGGCGGTCGACTGGATGAGCGATTAGTGAAGCTATTTGGTGAGTATGCGAAAGAACATGGAAAACAGTTTTATGTTATGTATGGACAGACGGAAGCGTCGCCGCGGATGTCGTATATTCCTCCGAATCGCCTGTTGGAAAAGACCGGATCGATTGGAATTGCTGTCCCTGGTGGCTCATTTAGTCTTGATTGTGATACAAGCGAACTGATTTTTGAAGGGCCGAATGTCATGATGGGATACGCGGAATCGGTAGAGGATTTGGCAAAGGACGATGAAATGCAAGGTGTTCTGCATACGGGGGATTTAGCAATGGTTGATGACGATGGGTTTTATACAATCACAGGTCGGTTGAAGAGATTTGTTAAATTATTCGGTTTACGTGTCAATTTGGATGAGGTGGAGAAAAAGCTGGAACAGGAACTTCAGGCCGCTGTCGCATGTACGGGTAGTGATGACCGAATGGTGATTGTAGTGGAATCGGAAGAGTCGGTAGCGGTTGTGAAAGCGTATTTGGAATCTGCCTATCAGTTGCATAAGTCTGCCTTTCGTATTCATGTGGTGGAAGCAATCCCACGGATGACCAATGGGAAAACGGATTATCGGGCGATAAAGGATGGTTTAGTATGA
- the pseI gene encoding pseudaminic acid synthase, translating into MKIGNRKIGRSEKPFIIAEMSGNHNQSLERALKIVDLAAEAGADAVKLQTYTPDTMTLDIHTGEFFIESDTNLWKGQSLYNLYQEAYTPWEWHEAIFNRCKEHGMLGFSSPFDETAVDFLEMLDVPAYKIASFENVDIPLIKKVAATGKPIIISTGMASIAELDEAVQAVRSQGNDQLVLLKCTSTYPATPENSNIATIPHMQELFSTEVGLSDHTMGVGTAIAAVTLGATVIEKHFTTSRAEGGVDAAFSMEPHELKLLVEETERAWSSLGTVTYGPTDAEKPSLEHRRSLYIGADLKAGSVLTKENVRVIRPGHGLAPKHLELVLGKTIKVDAAKGTPLSWELLL; encoded by the coding sequence ATGAAGATTGGTAATCGAAAGATTGGACGAAGTGAAAAGCCATTTATTATCGCGGAAATGTCCGGCAATCATAATCAATCACTTGAGCGAGCATTAAAAATAGTTGATTTGGCGGCCGAGGCTGGAGCTGATGCAGTGAAATTGCAAACGTATACGCCAGATACGATGACGCTTGATATACATACGGGTGAATTTTTTATCGAAAGTGATACGAATTTATGGAAGGGGCAGTCGCTGTACAATTTGTATCAAGAGGCGTACACACCTTGGGAGTGGCATGAAGCTATTTTTAATCGTTGTAAGGAGCATGGCATGCTCGGTTTCAGTTCACCGTTTGATGAAACAGCAGTTGATTTTTTAGAAATGCTGGATGTGCCTGCTTATAAAATTGCATCATTTGAAAATGTGGATATTCCGTTAATAAAAAAAGTAGCTGCAACAGGGAAGCCTATTATTATTTCGACAGGAATGGCATCCATTGCAGAGCTTGATGAAGCTGTACAAGCGGTTCGTTCACAAGGGAATGACCAGCTAGTTTTGTTGAAATGTACAAGTACGTATCCCGCAACACCCGAAAACTCAAATATCGCAACGATTCCGCATATGCAAGAGCTGTTTAGTACGGAAGTCGGCCTATCTGACCATACAATGGGAGTTGGGACTGCGATAGCGGCGGTGACACTTGGCGCTACAGTCATTGAGAAGCATTTTACGACATCACGAGCAGAAGGTGGCGTCGATGCGGCGTTTTCAATGGAGCCACATGAGTTAAAACTGTTAGTGGAAGAAACGGAACGAGCGTGGAGCAGCTTAGGGACTGTCACATATGGTCCGACAGATGCAGAAAAACCTTCATTGGAGCATCGTCGTTCGCTTTATATTGGGGCGGATTTGAAAGCGGGAAGTGTGTTGACGAAGGAAAATGTACGTGTCATTCGTCCAGGACATGGACTTGCACCGAAGCATTTAGAGCTAGTTCTCGGTAAAACGATTAAAGTTGATGCAGCCAAAGGAACTCCACTAAGTTGGGAGCTATTGCTATGA
- the pseC gene encoding UDP-4-amino-4,6-dideoxy-N-acetyl-beta-L-altrosamine transaminase → MKKRETFLSYGQQTIEEDDIAAVVEILRSPFLTQGPKVEEFEQAVADYVGAKYAVAFSNGTTALHGACYAAGISNGDEVITTPITFVATSNAVLYCGGTPVFADIDERTYNIDLLEIEKKITSKTKVIMPVDFTGQPVDLDAIMDIARRHNLIVIEDGAHSLGATYKGHKIGSQADMTMFSFHPVKPITTGEGGIITTNSEVFYEKLKLFRSHGISKTPYAIEQGDWYYEMTELGSNYRMCDIQAALGVSQMHKVDGFIERRREIADLYNEKLAMIPGIILPEQLEETESGWHLYMIQLDSQVLKKSRKEIFNEMRERNIGVHVHYIPVYWQPYYRELGYEKGLCPVAEKWYGQALTLPIYPGMTDEDVGDVVGAFRKVVR, encoded by the coding sequence ATGAAGAAAAGAGAGACATTTCTATCCTATGGTCAACAAACTATTGAAGAGGACGACATTGCGGCCGTAGTAGAAATATTACGTTCGCCTTTTTTAACACAAGGACCGAAAGTGGAAGAGTTTGAACAGGCTGTTGCAGATTATGTCGGGGCGAAGTATGCAGTTGCTTTTTCCAATGGAACTACAGCGTTGCATGGGGCTTGCTACGCGGCGGGAATTAGTAATGGGGATGAAGTGATTACAACACCTATTACGTTTGTAGCGACATCGAATGCAGTATTATATTGCGGTGGCACGCCAGTTTTTGCAGATATTGATGAGCGAACATATAATATTGATCTGCTTGAAATTGAAAAGAAAATTACGTCTAAGACAAAAGTTATTATGCCGGTAGATTTCACGGGGCAACCGGTAGATTTGGATGCCATTATGGACATTGCTAGACGCCATAATTTGATTGTTATTGAAGATGGAGCACATTCACTCGGGGCAACTTATAAAGGTCATAAAATAGGATCACAGGCTGATATGACGATGTTCAGTTTTCATCCGGTCAAACCGATTACGACAGGTGAAGGAGGAATTATTACGACTAATTCGGAAGTGTTTTATGAGAAGTTAAAACTGTTTCGCAGCCATGGGATTAGTAAGACGCCTTATGCTATCGAACAGGGCGACTGGTACTATGAGATGACTGAGCTCGGGTCTAATTATCGCATGTGTGATATCCAGGCAGCACTAGGTGTGTCTCAGATGCATAAAGTTGATGGCTTTATTGAACGACGTCGTGAGATTGCGGATTTGTATAATGAAAAGTTAGCAATGATTCCAGGAATTATTTTACCAGAGCAATTGGAGGAAACAGAATCCGGATGGCATTTGTATATGATTCAATTGGATAGCCAAGTACTTAAAAAATCACGCAAAGAGATTTTTAATGAAATGCGTGAAAGGAATATTGGTGTCCATGTTCATTATATTCCTGTGTATTGGCAGCCTTATTATAGAGAGTTAGGCTATGAAAAAGGACTTTGTCCGGTTGCGGAGAAGTGGTACGGGCAGGCATTGACCTTACCGATTTATCCGGGGATGACGGATGAGGATGTTGGGGATGTTGTGGGGGCTTTTAGGAAAGTGGTTAGATAA
- a CDS encoding AAA family ATPase, translated as MQRISIKNFGPIDSMTIDIEPINVFVGPQASGKSTVSKLIFFFRSIPEALYEFLLEESVKEDEVLYKFNKVLIQKFIGYFGTTKHMRPFEITYIYNEKKYVKLYPKDGFLQITFSQRLKKPIYKAAEQMEEIKEYTEKESNVWDTTLSNVHAKKKYTLLRNQIYDSFEETLTPIFIPAGRSLVSTLTDQLQLMQPGDVDDIMKQFIERILSLRKTFSRSLEDVIEDKKNLTNQEIDMPNVMLAAEIIEKIIKGKYIYQTDGERIYFNEHEFIKLNFSSSGQQEVVWIALLIFSIILEKRNVFMVIEEPEAHLFPSAQHHIVALIVLLVNTSDSEVIITSHSPYILSSLNTYIYAGQLSDKLDKVDENLISKPLRIRKKVGAYYVERGEKKFLSRDIIDAELQLIQAEVIDNISNEINELFDKLTDIEVSL; from the coding sequence ATGCAAAGGATTTCAATTAAGAATTTTGGTCCGATTGATTCAATGACTATTGATATTGAACCAATTAATGTGTTCGTTGGTCCGCAGGCAAGTGGAAAAAGTACGGTAAGTAAATTGATTTTCTTTTTTCGTTCTATTCCTGAAGCACTGTATGAATTTTTACTTGAGGAATCTGTAAAAGAAGATGAAGTTCTATATAAGTTTAATAAGGTACTTATTCAAAAATTTATAGGATATTTTGGAACAACCAAGCATATGCGTCCTTTCGAGATCACTTATATATATAACGAAAAAAAATATGTAAAGCTTTATCCTAAAGATGGATTTTTGCAAATTACATTCAGTCAAAGATTAAAAAAGCCTATTTATAAAGCAGCAGAACAAATGGAAGAAATTAAAGAATATACGGAGAAAGAAAGTAATGTATGGGATACGACGCTAAGTAATGTACATGCGAAGAAGAAATATACTCTTCTGAGAAACCAAATTTATGATTCGTTCGAGGAAACGTTAACACCGATTTTCATACCTGCTGGTCGTAGTCTTGTTTCAACATTGACGGATCAGCTCCAGCTTATGCAGCCGGGGGATGTAGATGACATTATGAAGCAGTTCATCGAACGAATCTTATCACTTAGAAAAACCTTTTCAAGGTCACTCGAAGATGTAATTGAAGACAAGAAAAACCTAACGAACCAGGAAATTGACATGCCGAATGTTATGCTTGCGGCGGAGATTATTGAAAAGATAATAAAAGGTAAATATATTTATCAGACTGATGGTGAACGAATTTACTTTAATGAACATGAATTTATTAAATTAAATTTTTCATCCTCTGGTCAGCAGGAAGTAGTTTGGATAGCTTTGCTTATTTTTTCAATTATTTTGGAAAAAAGGAATGTCTTTATGGTTATTGAAGAACCGGAGGCGCATTTATTTCCATCTGCACAGCATCATATTGTTGCTTTGATAGTGCTGCTTGTTAATACTTCTGATAGTGAAGTTATCATCACATCGCATAGTCCTTATATTTTGAGTTCGTTAAATACTTATATATACGCTGGACAGCTATCTGATAAACTCGATAAAGTTGACGAAAATCTTATTTCTAAACCACTACGTATCCGAAAGAAAGTTGGCGCTTATTATGTTGAGCGTGGGGAGAAGAAGTTTCTGTCTCGCGATATAATTGATGCTGAGTTGCAGCTTATACAAGCAGAAGTAATAGACAATATTTCCAATGAAATAAATGAGTTATTTGATAAGCTAACGGATATTGAGGTGTCGCTATGA
- a CDS encoding LuxE/PaaK family acyltransferase yields MMYPYDLAKQEKERFLLQQLNELTDCHVEYCSEYRSMVEKSGGFTQAETLEELPFIPVQLFKMMDLLSIPREDVVKVLTSSGTTGQQVSKIYLDRETAVSQTHALVEVMKPVLGGKRLPMVILDTKSVLKDRTSFSARGAGILGFSNFGRKHFYALNEDMTVDWDGLRHYLDEHRGSTILLFGFTFMVWEYFYQEAEKQNIQLDMGESILIHGGGWKKLQDEAVDADIFKRELKERFGIRRVHNYYGMVEQVGSIFVECEQGHLHTPNYADVLIRDAITFGPLPMGEQGLIQVMSVLPKSYPGHSLLTEDLGTILGEDNCSCGWKGKYFTVAGRIPKAELRGCSDTFAFDRKEGNG; encoded by the coding sequence ATGATGTATCCATATGATTTAGCGAAACAAGAAAAGGAGAGGTTTCTTCTCCAACAATTGAATGAATTGACGGATTGTCATGTTGAATATTGTTCAGAATATCGTTCGATGGTTGAAAAGAGTGGAGGATTTACACAGGCTGAGACGTTGGAGGAGCTGCCATTTATCCCCGTTCAATTGTTTAAGATGATGGATCTTTTATCTATCCCTCGTGAAGACGTTGTTAAAGTTCTAACGTCAAGTGGTACGACTGGACAGCAAGTGTCGAAGATTTATCTGGATCGAGAAACAGCAGTTAGTCAGACGCATGCGCTTGTAGAAGTGATGAAGCCAGTATTAGGCGGAAAACGATTACCTATGGTTATTTTAGATACAAAATCGGTATTGAAAGATCGAACATCTTTCAGCGCACGTGGAGCTGGGATTTTAGGTTTCTCTAATTTTGGACGGAAACATTTTTATGCGTTAAATGAGGATATGACGGTCGATTGGGATGGATTGCGTCATTATTTGGACGAGCATCGAGGGTCTACGATTTTGCTGTTCGGCTTTACTTTCATGGTATGGGAATATTTTTATCAAGAAGCTGAGAAGCAAAATATTCAACTTGATATGGGAGAGAGTATTTTAATTCATGGCGGTGGTTGGAAGAAGCTTCAGGATGAAGCAGTGGATGCCGATATATTTAAAAGGGAGTTAAAAGAGCGTTTTGGAATTCGGCGTGTCCATAATTATTATGGAATGGTGGAGCAGGTCGGTTCGATTTTTGTGGAGTGTGAGCAGGGACATTTGCATACGCCGAATTATGCAGACGTACTTATTCGAGATGCAATTACATTTGGCCCCCTCCCCATGGGAGAGCAAGGGTTAATTCAAGTGATGAGTGTATTACCAAAAAGTTACCCAGGTCATAGTTTGTTAACTGAGGATTTGGGAACCATTTTAGGGGAAGATAATTGTTCTTGTGGTTGGAAAGGAAAATATTTTACTGTGGCAGGACGGATTCCAAAAGCAGAGTTACGCGGGTGTAGCGATACGTTTGCATTTGACCGGAAGGAAGGGAATGGCTGA
- the pseH gene encoding UDP-4-amino-4,6-dideoxy-N-acetyl-beta-L-altrosamine N-acetyltransferase, which produces MKWMQIQEEHLQLILDWRTTEVVTRYMYTDIPYSMDNQRKWLDGIRKDENGYYWVISYRDELIGFISITAIDWKNKRGFWNFYIGNPEYAMLAGFLGPYMYNYAFSELGLEKLMGEVMGSNEGVRKLHLKQGAREVGKMEHHILKNEQWHDVYLFEMTKERWEEVGQKYKKYMAEVIR; this is translated from the coding sequence ATGAAATGGATGCAGATTCAGGAAGAACATCTGCAGTTGATTTTAGATTGGCGGACAACTGAAGTTGTCACGCGCTATATGTATACGGATATTCCGTACAGTATGGATAATCAGCGGAAATGGCTAGATGGTATTCGGAAAGATGAAAATGGATACTACTGGGTGATTTCTTATCGCGACGAGCTAATCGGTTTCATTTCCATTACAGCAATCGATTGGAAAAACAAACGAGGTTTTTGGAATTTTTATATCGGTAATCCGGAATATGCGATGTTGGCTGGTTTTTTAGGACCGTATATGTACAATTATGCATTTAGTGAATTAGGGCTTGAGAAACTAATGGGTGAAGTGATGGGGAGTAATGAAGGTGTTCGAAAACTGCATCTGAAGCAAGGTGCTCGAGAAGTTGGGAAAATGGAACATCACATTTTGAAGAATGAACAGTGGCATGATGTCTATCTATTTGAAATGACGAAAGAACGATGGGAAGAAGTAGGACAGAAATATAAAAAATATATGGCGGAAGTGATTCGATGA
- the pseG gene encoding UDP-2,4-diacetamido-2,4,6-trideoxy-beta-L-altropyranose hydrolase, with protein sequence MKVIIRTDASIEIGSGHVMRCLTIAGALRERGCHVLFMMNELPGNLIGLVQSKGFEVVHDFQPADLCIIDHYGIDERWEQSIRPFVNKIAVIDDLADRQHDCNLLLDQNTVPDFEARYDILVPSHCMKLLGPRYLIMRDEFVRERQQMRERDGTVGRLLIFMGGTDPTNETLKVLRALQKTNVTFPHIDVVVGAGNPSRIEIEKICLHEGFHFHCQIDYMASLMAQADFAIGAGGSATWERCYVGLPSLSTIVAENQIVATETAASLGAVLNTGWHEKVTVETYLQLLEALSNRQKELQEMSLNGLKLTGSPEGPNLWIKKIMELMQE encoded by the coding sequence ATGAAAGTAATCATTCGAACGGACGCTTCTATTGAAATTGGTAGTGGACATGTCATGCGCTGCTTGACGATTGCCGGGGCATTGCGTGAACGTGGTTGTCATGTGTTGTTTATGATGAACGAATTACCGGGGAATTTGATTGGATTAGTCCAATCTAAAGGCTTTGAAGTGGTTCATGATTTTCAGCCGGCTGATTTGTGTATTATTGATCATTACGGGATTGATGAGCGATGGGAACAGTCGATTCGTCCATTTGTGAACAAGATTGCAGTGATCGATGATTTAGCGGATCGTCAGCATGATTGTAATCTATTGTTGGATCAAAATACCGTGCCTGATTTTGAAGCGCGTTACGATATTCTGGTGCCAAGTCATTGTATGAAGTTGTTAGGCCCAAGGTATTTGATTATGCGTGATGAGTTTGTGCGGGAACGCCAACAAATGCGTGAACGAGATGGAACTGTGGGGAGATTGCTTATTTTTATGGGAGGCACGGATCCGACAAATGAGACGCTGAAAGTATTGCGTGCTTTGCAAAAGACAAATGTGACGTTTCCACATATTGATGTTGTTGTCGGTGCTGGTAATCCGAGTCGGATAGAAATCGAAAAGATTTGTTTACATGAAGGTTTTCATTTTCATTGTCAAATCGATTACATGGCGTCATTAATGGCACAAGCAGATTTCGCAATTGGAGCTGGCGGGAGTGCGACATGGGAACGTTGTTATGTCGGATTACCTTCATTGAGTACGATCGTTGCGGAGAATCAGATTGTGGCAACGGAAACAGCAGCTTCTTTGGGGGCTGTTTTGAATACCGGCTGGCATGAAAAGGTAACAGTTGAAACATATCTACAATTGTTAGAGGCTCTGTCAAATCGACAGAAAGAATTGCAAGAGATGAGTCTAAACGGGTTGAAATTGACGGGGAGTCCAGAAGGTCCCAATCTATGGATTAAAAAAATAATGGAGTTGATGCAGGAATGA
- a CDS encoding acyl-CoA reductase: MRVFWPKSQNWREVIFDLRKQETLTPFHPEVLSFVQALSMRLVRMRAYPEVVALGYWLRRAHIHEMKEAWLEETKNRFVKSRGTVFHLAPSNVDTIFIYSWMLSLLAGNRNIIRVSGKEQLQTNALLSVIIDVLQEAEHTTIAERTIVLTYDHSEQVTAFLSSECHTRVVWGGDETVNAIRRIQLAPIANELVFPDRFSLAVLNAEAVLHAKSEEKEQLLQRFYNDSFWFDQMACSSPRLIVWTGSNEVIEAVQIEFWSLFDQVIRAKEAELMSAIQVQKFATGLALAAEVETKEFKHGTTFSRVSFERVPANVRERHCGGGLFFECKATELAGVSTMIVDKDQTVSYFGFSKEELGAFVEQVPTRGIDRIVPVGQALDFDGVWDGQSFLKSFTREVVIL, translated from the coding sequence ATGCGTGTATTTTGGCCGAAGTCACAGAATTGGCGTGAAGTTATCTTTGATTTGCGGAAGCAAGAGACACTGACACCTTTTCATCCTGAAGTATTGTCATTTGTTCAAGCGCTTTCGATGCGTCTTGTTCGAATGAGGGCCTATCCCGAAGTTGTCGCACTTGGCTATTGGCTACGTAGAGCACATATTCATGAGATGAAAGAGGCTTGGCTTGAGGAAACGAAAAATCGATTTGTGAAATCGCGTGGTACTGTATTTCATTTGGCACCATCGAATGTTGATACGATTTTCATTTATTCTTGGATGCTATCGTTGTTAGCAGGAAATCGGAATATTATTCGTGTCTCGGGAAAGGAGCAATTGCAGACGAATGCGTTGCTTTCCGTGATTATCGACGTGTTACAAGAAGCAGAACATACGACGATTGCTGAAAGAACAATTGTGTTGACATATGATCATAGCGAGCAAGTGACTGCCTTTTTAAGCAGCGAGTGCCATACACGTGTTGTATGGGGCGGCGATGAAACGGTAAATGCGATTCGACGTATCCAGCTTGCGCCGATTGCCAATGAACTTGTATTTCCTGACCGATTTTCGTTAGCTGTATTGAATGCTGAAGCGGTGCTACACGCGAAATCCGAAGAAAAAGAGCAACTACTGCAACGATTTTATAATGATTCATTTTGGTTTGATCAAATGGCTTGTTCATCACCAAGATTAATTGTTTGGACGGGTTCTAATGAAGTCATTGAGGCTGTACAAATAGAATTTTGGTCTTTGTTTGATCAAGTTATTCGTGCGAAAGAAGCAGAACTCATGTCTGCAATCCAAGTACAGAAATTTGCAACGGGCTTAGCGTTAGCCGCGGAAGTGGAAACGAAGGAATTCAAGCATGGGACGACATTTTCCAGAGTGTCATTTGAACGTGTACCGGCCAATGTTCGTGAACGACATTGTGGCGGTGGTTTGTTTTTTGAATGTAAGGCAACTGAATTAGCGGGAGTAAGCACGATGATCGTGGATAAGGACCAGACAGTTAGTTACTTTGGTTTCTCAAAAGAGGAATTGGGTGCATTTGTAGAACAGGTCCCAACACGTGGCATCGACCGCATTGTGCCAGTTGGACAGGCATTGGATTTTGATGGTGTTTGGGACGGGCAAAGTTTCTTAAAATCTTTTACGAGGGAAGTTGTGATTTTGTGA